A genomic stretch from Deltaproteobacteria bacterium includes:
- a CDS encoding response regulator, with translation MIVVAENDDGTRTVLASALARAGYDVAPVTDGQLVLSALASGQVELLILDLRMPGMNGWEVLRRLRNTQHPGSSPPRRPPVIVISAQSDPETQRFATRLGAAAFLAKPIDLRDLGNTVRRVLRRGES, from the coding sequence ATGATCGTGGTCGCCGAGAACGACGACGGCACGCGGACCGTGCTCGCGAGCGCTCTCGCCCGCGCCGGATACGACGTCGCGCCGGTCACCGACGGGCAGCTCGTCCTCTCCGCGCTGGCCAGCGGCCAGGTCGAGCTCCTGATCCTCGACCTTCGGATGCCCGGCATGAACGGCTGGGAGGTGCTGCGACGACTCAGGAATACGCAGCACCCGGGATCGTCGCCGCCGAGGCGGCCCCCGGTGATCGTCATCTCGGCGCAGAGCGACCCGGAGACCCAACGCTTCGCGACGCGGCTCGGCGCCGCCGCCTTCCTCGCGAAGCCGATCGATCTGCGCGACCTCGGGAACACGGTGCGGCGCGTGCTGCGCCGAGGCGAATCCTGA
- a CDS encoding acyltransferase family protein, whose product MARRVVDLRPADVAPTPPRRRRRRRGDADHEAFGQRLRELEREIEEALAGIAEGADYGAWLRGVGEEVLGFYADLGRAFMESGLGGAFVRLRMVGTADRVDDFGYDPAFHARVEPLVRALYEQWWRVEAAGLDHVPLSGRLLLVGNHSGGVFPYDGMMIAEALRAHHPGGGRQARPLVEDFVYQAPFLGPLLARMGVVRASSQNARRLLAREQAVIAFPEGAKGLGKYYRERYRLQRFARGGFVSLALQSGAPLVPVAVVGAEEIHPVLARWGWAARGLDLPYFPVTPTFPWLGLLGLVPLPTKWRVVFGAPIDLAAQYGPDAHRDELLVNRLKEEIRERIQRMLVAALSERRSVFA is encoded by the coding sequence GCGCCGCCGCCGTCGCAGGCGGGGTGACGCCGACCACGAGGCGTTCGGCCAGCGGCTCCGCGAGCTCGAGCGCGAGATCGAGGAGGCACTCGCCGGGATCGCGGAGGGCGCCGACTACGGGGCCTGGCTGCGCGGCGTCGGCGAGGAGGTGCTCGGCTTCTACGCCGACCTCGGCCGCGCCTTCATGGAGAGCGGCCTCGGCGGCGCGTTCGTCCGCCTCCGCATGGTCGGCACCGCCGATCGCGTCGACGACTTCGGCTACGATCCGGCCTTTCATGCCCGGGTGGAGCCGCTCGTGCGCGCGCTCTACGAGCAGTGGTGGCGGGTCGAGGCGGCGGGGCTCGACCACGTACCGCTCTCGGGTCGCCTCCTGCTCGTCGGCAATCATTCCGGCGGCGTGTTTCCGTACGACGGCATGATGATCGCCGAGGCGCTCCGCGCGCACCATCCGGGCGGGGGACGGCAGGCGCGGCCGCTCGTCGAGGACTTCGTCTACCAGGCGCCCTTTCTCGGGCCGCTGCTCGCCCGGATGGGCGTCGTGCGTGCCTCCTCGCAGAACGCCCGCCGCCTGCTCGCGCGTGAACAGGCGGTGATCGCGTTTCCCGAGGGAGCGAAGGGGCTCGGCAAGTATTACCGGGAGCGCTATCGACTGCAGCGCTTCGCGCGCGGCGGCTTCGTCTCCTTGGCGCTCCAGAGCGGGGCGCCGCTCGTGCCGGTCGCGGTCGTCGGGGCGGAGGAGATCCACCCCGTGCTCGCGCGCTGGGGCTGGGCGGCGCGCGGCCTGGACCTGCCGTATTTTCCCGTGACGCCGACCTTTCCATGGCTCGGCCTGCTCGGGCTCGTGCCGCTGCCGACGAAGTGGCGCGTGGTCTTCGGGGCGCCGATCGACCTCGCCGCGCAGTATGGGCCGGACGCGCATCGTGACGAGCTCCTGGTGAATCGCCTGAAAGAGGAGATCCGCGAGCGCATCCAGCGCATGCTGGTCGCCGCGCTCTCCGAACGGCGGTCCGTCTTCGCCTGA